A stretch of the Panicum virgatum strain AP13 chromosome 9N, P.virgatum_v5, whole genome shotgun sequence genome encodes the following:
- the LOC120692125 gene encoding metacaspase-1-like isoform X2 translates to MGSTRPLGTASSRTAAAWCGHCGAMGLAATPPSGSGSSVWCAFCHRLTRIEQRQRGVGDSATATTVALAVASPPWPPTLSAGREIPPGYPKIRGKKRALVVGVSYTGAAHELKGTVNDVAEMRRLLVGKFGFPSGCILEFTEKERDPSRVPTRENLLLAMRWLTEGCAAGDSLVFLFCGHGVQEVDLKDDEVDGYNEALCPADFEQSGVILDDEINETVVRPLGRGVKLHAIMDTCHSGTILDLPYLCRLSRTGYWQWENQFPGGTGKRPNGGLVISISSCRDDQKSADTSGFPESASIGAMMDSFIAAVEAEPGTTYGRLLSAMRARIRDGHGSCRLPGRLGSYVRRMIPPSGVQEPQLCSSEMFDIYRKPFLL, encoded by the exons ATGGGGAGCACGAGGCCACTCGGCACGGCGAgctcgaggacggcggcggcgtggtgcggcCACTGCGGCGCCATGGGcctcgccgccacgccgccgtccgGGTCCGGCTCCAGCGTCTGGTGCGCGTTCTGCCACCGGCTGACGCGCATTGAGCAGCGACAGCGCGGTGTGGGCGACAGCGCCACCGCCACGACGGTGGCGCTCGCCGTAGCCTCGCCTCCGTGGCCGCCGACGCTCTCCGCGGGGCGCGAGATCCCGCCGGGCTACCCCAAGATACGCGGCAAGAAGCGCGCCCTCGTCGTCGGCGTCAGCTACACGGGCGCCGCGCACGAGCTCAAGGGCACGGTCAACGACGTCGCCGAGATGCGGCGGCTCCTCGTCGGCAAGTTCGGGTTCCCGAGCGGCTGCATCCTGGAGTTCACCG AGAAGGAGAGGGACCCGAGCAGGGTACCGACGCGGGAGAACCTGCTCCTGGCGATGCGTTGGCTGACGGAGGggtgcgccgccggcgactcgcTGGTGTTCCTCTTCTGCGGGCACGGCGTGCAGGAGGTGGACCTGAAGGACGACGAGGTGGACGGGTACAACGAGGCGCTGTGCCCGGCGGACTTCGAGCAGAGCGGCGTCATCCTGGACGACGAGATCAACGAGACCGTCGTCCGGCCGCTGGGCAGGGGCGTCAAGCTGCACGCCATCATGGACACCTGCCACAGCGGCACCATCCTCGACCTCCCCTACCTCTGCCGCCTGTCCAG AACGGGGTACTGGCAGTGGGAGAATCAGTTCCCTGGTGGGACGGGGAAGCGCCCCAACGGCGGCCTGGTCATCTCCATCAGCAGCTGCAGAGACGACCAGAAGTCCGCGGACACCAGC GGATTCCCCGAGTCGGCATCGATCGGCGCCATGATGGACAGCTTCATCGCGGCCGTGGAGGCCGAACCAGGGACGACCTACGGGCGCCTGCTGAGCGCGATGAGGGCGAGGATCCGCGACGGCCATGGGAGCTGCCGCCTCCCCGGACGGCTCGGCTCGTACGTGCGCAGGATGATCCCGCCCAGCGGCGTGCAG GAACCTCAGCTGTGCTCTTCAGAGATGTTTGACATCTACCGGAAGCCATTCCTGCTCTGA
- the LOC120692125 gene encoding metacaspase-1-like isoform X1 encodes MGSTRPLGTASSRTAAAWCGHCGAMGLAATPPSGSGSSVWCAFCHRLTRIEQRQRGVGDSATATTVALAVASPPWPPTLSAGREIPPGYPKIRGKKRALVVGVSYTGAAHELKGTVNDVAEMRRLLVGKFGFPSGCILEFTEKERDPSRVPTRENLLLAMRWLTEGCAAGDSLVFLFCGHGVQEVDLKDDEVDGYNEALCPADFEQSGVILDDEINETVVRPLGRGVKLHAIMDTCHSGTILDLPYLCRLSRTGYWQWENQFPGGTGKRPNGGLVISISSCRDDQKSADTSGFPESASIGAMMDSFIAAVEAEPGTTYGRLLSAMRARIRDGHGSCRLPGRLGSYVRRMIPPSGVQSCVPHSGLHEHDAGTSAVLFRDV; translated from the exons ATGGGGAGCACGAGGCCACTCGGCACGGCGAgctcgaggacggcggcggcgtggtgcggcCACTGCGGCGCCATGGGcctcgccgccacgccgccgtccgGGTCCGGCTCCAGCGTCTGGTGCGCGTTCTGCCACCGGCTGACGCGCATTGAGCAGCGACAGCGCGGTGTGGGCGACAGCGCCACCGCCACGACGGTGGCGCTCGCCGTAGCCTCGCCTCCGTGGCCGCCGACGCTCTCCGCGGGGCGCGAGATCCCGCCGGGCTACCCCAAGATACGCGGCAAGAAGCGCGCCCTCGTCGTCGGCGTCAGCTACACGGGCGCCGCGCACGAGCTCAAGGGCACGGTCAACGACGTCGCCGAGATGCGGCGGCTCCTCGTCGGCAAGTTCGGGTTCCCGAGCGGCTGCATCCTGGAGTTCACCG AGAAGGAGAGGGACCCGAGCAGGGTACCGACGCGGGAGAACCTGCTCCTGGCGATGCGTTGGCTGACGGAGGggtgcgccgccggcgactcgcTGGTGTTCCTCTTCTGCGGGCACGGCGTGCAGGAGGTGGACCTGAAGGACGACGAGGTGGACGGGTACAACGAGGCGCTGTGCCCGGCGGACTTCGAGCAGAGCGGCGTCATCCTGGACGACGAGATCAACGAGACCGTCGTCCGGCCGCTGGGCAGGGGCGTCAAGCTGCACGCCATCATGGACACCTGCCACAGCGGCACCATCCTCGACCTCCCCTACCTCTGCCGCCTGTCCAG AACGGGGTACTGGCAGTGGGAGAATCAGTTCCCTGGTGGGACGGGGAAGCGCCCCAACGGCGGCCTGGTCATCTCCATCAGCAGCTGCAGAGACGACCAGAAGTCCGCGGACACCAGC GGATTCCCCGAGTCGGCATCGATCGGCGCCATGATGGACAGCTTCATCGCGGCCGTGGAGGCCGAACCAGGGACGACCTACGGGCGCCTGCTGAGCGCGATGAGGGCGAGGATCCGCGACGGCCATGGGAGCTGCCGCCTCCCCGGACGGCTCGGCTCGTACGTGCGCAGGATGATCCCGCCCAGCGGCGTGCAG TCCTGTGTCCCTCACTCCGGACTGCATGAACATGATGCAGGAACCTCAGCTGTGCTCTTCAGAGATGTTTGA
- the LOC120692521 gene encoding metacaspase-1-like, with protein sequence MASARPPARTVWCARCGAYLSVAPGARSVRCALCHSVTRVERRPQHGLHHATVGFIKGLINAFAPPPSSAASSFAQLPASYPRARGCKKRALLVGISYAGTRYELKGAVNDVNCMGYLLRERFGFPADCILVLTQEDGDPYRVPTRANLTRALRWLVDGAAAGDSLVFHFSGHGVQKLDSNGDEADGYDEALCPVDFEDPRGGVILDDEINATIVRPLGRGVKLHAIVDTCHSGTILDLPYLCRLSRTGYWEWENQQTRFSSEQKCTSGGLAISISGCGDSQTSQDTTAFSGSTSTGAMTYSFIKAVESEPGTTYGRLLTAMRATIRDNGGEFGIPGPIGTFFRRVITFSCAQEPQLCASETFDIYRKPFLL encoded by the exons ATGGCgagcgcgcggccgccggcgcgcacggTGTGGTGCGCCCGCTGCGGCGCGTACCTGTCGGTGGCCCCCGGGGCGCGCTCCGTGCGGTGCGCGCTCTGCCACTCCGTCACGCGCGTCGAGCGCCGCCCGCAGCACGGCCTGCACCACGCCACCGTGGGGTTCATCAAGGGCCTCATCAAcgccttcgcgccgccgccctcctccgcggCGTCGTCGTTTGCCCAGCTGCCGGCGAGCtacccgcgcgcccgcggctgCAAGAAGCGCGCGCTCCTCGTGGGGATCAGCTACGCCGGCACCCGGTACGAGCTCAAGGGCGCCGTCAACGACGTCAACTGCATGGGCTACCTTCTCCGCGAGCGCTTCGGCTTCCCGGCCGACTGCATCCTCGTCCTCACGC AGGAGGACGGGGACCCGTACCGGGTGCCAACGAGGGCGAACCTGACGCGTGCGCTGCGGTGGCTcgtggacggcgccgccgccggggactcCCTGGTGTTCCACTTCTCCGGGCACGGGGTGCAGAAGCTGGACAGCAACGGCGACGAGGCGGACGGCTACGACGAGGCGCTGTGCCCGGTGGACTTCGAGGacccccgcggcggcgtcatCCTGGACGACGAGATCAACGCCACCATCGTCCGGCCGCTCGGCAGGGGCGTGAAGCTGCACGCCATCGTGGACACCTGCCACAGCGGCACCATCCTCGACCTCCCCTACCTCTGCCGCCTGTCCAG GACCGGGTACTGGGAATGGGAGAACCAGCAGACCCGGTTCTCCAGCGAGCAGAAATGCACCAGCGGCGGCCTCGCCATCTCGATCAGCGGCTGCGGCGACAGCCAAACCTCGCAAGACACCACG GCGTTCTCGGGCTCCACCTCGACGGGCGCCATGACGTACAGCTTCATCAAGGCGGTGGAGTCGGAGCCGGGCACCACCTACGGCCGCCTGCTGACGGCGATGAGGGCCACCATCCgcgacaacggcggcgagttcggCATCCCCGGCCCCATCGGCACCTTCTTCCGCCGGGTCATCACCTTCAGCTGCGCGCAG GAGCCCCAGCTGTGCGCTTCGGAAACGTTCGACATCTACAGGAAGCCCTTCCTCTTGTGA